One region of Emys orbicularis isolate rEmyOrb1 chromosome 4, rEmyOrb1.hap1, whole genome shotgun sequence genomic DNA includes:
- the RNH1 gene encoding ribonuclease inhibitor → MDLDIQCEEMSASRWTELKSSMNTSKTVRLDDCNLSASHCKDIGSVLSSNQTLTELTLNNNELGDSGVELLCKGLMTPSCNLQKLWLQNCNLTDACCKHLRSVLSTKPTLTELQLGDNKLGTSGVKVLCEGLMDPNCKLQKLQLEYCELSPDNCEMLCSALRTKPSLRVLNISNNKLGDAAVKVLCQGLMDPNCNLQSLHLENCRITAASCGDLSTVLARKPSLTELSVGENKIGDPGVALLCQGLLNPNCKIEKLWLWECGVSPAGCKDLSHVLSTKESLTELSLIGNRLGDPGMELLCQGLKDPKAKLEALWIRECGLTTACCKSISSVLGTNQTLRDLHMGGNKIGDAGVEIIREGLMNPNCNLRSLWLGNCSLSAACCGSLATILSSKPSLTELDLSNNSLEDEGVKKLCESLKHPNCKLQQLVLYDIYLSSEVDDELKVLEESKPGLKIIL, encoded by the exons ATGGACCTTGACATCCAGTGTGAAGAGATGAGTGCGTCCAGATGGACCGAGCTTAAATCTTCCATGAACACGAGCAAAACTGTCAG GCTGGATGATTGCAATCTCTCTGCTAGTCACTGTAAGGATATTGGCTCTGTCCTCAGTTCAAACCAGACCCTGACAGAGCTAACCCTGAATAACAATGAATTGGGAGACTCAGGAGTGGAACTGCTGTGTAAAGGGTTGATGACTCCAAGCTGCAACTTACAGAAACTCTG GCTGCAGAACTGCAATCTAACAGATGCCTGCTGTAAGCATCTCCGTTCTGTTCTGAGCACAAAACCAACTCtgacagagctgcagctgggtgaTAACAAACTAGGAACTTCAGGTGTAAAAGTGCTGTGTGAAGGATTGATGGATCCCAACTGCAAGCTACAGAAGTTACA GTTAGAGTATTGTGAACTGTCACCTGACAACTGTGAGATGCTGTGCTCTGCTCTGCGCACAAAGCCTTCCCTGAGGGTGCTCAACATAAGTAACAACAAACTGGGAGATGCAGCAGTAAAAGTGCTGTGTCAGGGATTGATGGATCCCAACTGTAACTTACAGTCACTACA TCTGGAGAACTGTCGTATCACAGCTGCTAGCTGTGGGGATCTCAGCACTGTTCTTGCTAGGAAGCCATCCCTCACAGAACTGTCTGTGGGAGAGAACAAGATTGGAGATCCAGGTGTAGCACTGCTGTGCCAGGGGCTACTGAATCCCAACTGTAAAATAGAGAAGCTATG GTTATGGGAGTGTGGTGTCTCACCTGCTGGCTGTAAGGATCTCTCCCATGTCCTCAGTACAAAAGAGTCCCTAACAGAGCTGAGCCTGATTGGTAACAGGTTGGGAGACCCAGGAATGGAGCTACTGTGTCAAGGACTGAAGGATCCAAAAGCTAAACTCGAGGCACTATG GATAAGGGAATGTGGTCTCACAACTGCCTGCTGTAAGAGCATTAGCTCTGTTCTTGGCACAAACCAGACCTTGAGAGATCTGCATATGGGTGGAAACAAGATAGGAGATGCAGGGGTTGAAATTATCCGTGAAGGACTGATGAACCCCAACTGTAACTTACGGTCCCTATG GTTGGGTAACTGCAGTCTCTCAGCTGCTTGTTGTGGGAGTCTGGCCACTATCCTCTCTTCCAAACCGAGCCTAACCGAGCTAGACCTGAGTAACAATTCACTGGAGGATGAAGGTGTGAAGAAGCTGTGTGAATCACTGAAACATCCAAATTGCAAACTACAGCAACTAGT tctgTATGACATCTACTTGAGTTCTGAAGTGGATGATGAACTGAAAGTCCTGGAAGAGTCCAAACCTGGACTGAAGATTATTTTGTGA